The sequence TTCCAGTTGTTCCATTTCAGTACGATGATGTTCATGATCTTTTTCTTTCATTTTTTCAAACTTTCGTACTTCAAGTGTCTTTTCTAATAGTTTACCCTCAAACCAATTCATTTTTGAACGGGCTTGCATCACTTGTTGTTGTGTCACTGCAATCCGCTTTTCTAAACTATCTATGAAGCGAGAATAGTGATGAATTTCATTAATCATAAAGCCAGTCATCATCTTCTCCTGTTGCTCAGCTAGTGTGTCTTCCTTCTTTTTCAGCAATTCATACAATTGGGTGGCAACAACTTCGAATGCATGAACAGCTTCTTTAAACTCAATTTCAGTTTCGGTTTTCTGCTGTTCACGGTACATTAGCACTTTTTCAAAGCGGTATTGGTACTTCTTCATGAAATGCCACCTCCCGCACCAAGTGATACAAGCTCGGCAATACTATCAGCCATTGAAATATTATCTCTAAAGCCTTGCTTCAAAAAATTCGTAATCAGCGGTTCGTATTCGATTGCCTGATCAATTTCTTTTGAAGTTCCCCGCTTATAAGCCCCTATGTTAATAAGGTCTTCCGATTTGTTATACGTGTAATACAAATCACGTAATCTTT comes from Sporosarcina sp. FSL K6-3457 and encodes:
- the fliJ gene encoding flagellar export protein FliJ, with translation MKKYQYRFEKVLMYREQQKTETEIEFKEAVHAFEVVATQLYELLKKKEDTLAEQQEKMMTGFMINEIHHYSRFIDSLEKRIAVTQQQVMQARSKMNWFEGKLLEKTLEVRKFEKMKEKDHEHHRTEMEQLEAIQLDELATLKFRRRENGW